Proteins from one Pithys albifrons albifrons isolate INPA30051 chromosome 2, PitAlb_v1, whole genome shotgun sequence genomic window:
- the BROX gene encoding BRO1 domain-containing protein BROX, which yields MTHWFHRNPLKATAPVSFNYYGVATTPAAAKVCNDLRLSRTRLLELFTDSSCNPEMMKNATDLYFSLLQGFILSLDNSSQECKLRYIQNFKWTDTLQGQVPSAQQDAVFELVSMGFNVALWYTKYASRLAGKEDITEDEAKDVHRSLKIAAGIFKHLKESHIPKLITPVEKGRDLEARLIDSYIIQCQAEAQEVTIARAIELKHNPGLIAALAYETANFYQKADQTLSSLDPTYAGKWRKYLNLKSCFYMAYAYCYHGQTLLASDKCGEAIRSLQESEKFFAKAEALCKEYGETKGPGTTAKPSGHLFFRKLGSLIKTTLEKCQRENGFIYFQKVPAEAPQLELKANYGLVEPVPFEFPALNSHWTPETLAAFDLTKRPKDDTPKPKTDEEVKPLKEPDIKPQKDTGCQIS from the exons ATGACCCACTGGTTCCACCGCAACCCTTTGAAGGCTACAGCTCCTGTTTCATTTAATTATTATGGGGTAGCTACCACTCCAGCTGCAGCAAAGGTTTGCAA TGATTTGAGGTTATCTCGAACACGACTCTTGGAGCTGTTCACAGACTCTAGTTGTAATCCAGAAATGATGAAAAATGCAACTGACTTGTACTTCTCACTCCTGCAAG GTTTTATCCTTTCACTGGATAACTCTTCCCAAGAATGCAAGTTGAGATATATTCAGAACTTCAAGTGGACAGACACGTTACAAGGCCAAGTTCCAAG TGCCCAGCAGGATGCAGTGTTTGAACTGGTTTCTATGGGATTTAATGTAGCTCTGTGGTACACAAAATACGCATCAAGACTTGCTGGAAAAGAAGA CATAACAGAAGATGAAGCAAAGGATGTTCACAGAAGCCTGAAGATAGCAGCTGGGATTTTTAAACACCTGAAG GAAAGTCACATCCCAAAATTGATTACACCTGTAGAAAAGGGAAGAGATTTAGAAGCCCGACTTATAGACTCGTACATCATACAGTGCCAAGCTGAAGCTCAAGAAG TGACAATTGCTCGGGCTATTGAGCTGAAACACAATCCAGGACTAATAGCTGCTCTTGCTTATGAAACAGCAAACTTCTACCAAAAAGCTG ATCAAACATTATCCAGTTTGGATCCAACCTATGCAGGAAAATGGAGGAAGTACTTAAACTTGAAGAGCTGTTTCTATATGGCCTAT GCATACTGTTACCATGGTCAGACTTTACTGGCGAGTGATAAATGTGGAGAAGCAATCAGATCTCTGCAGGAATCAGAAAAAT TTTTTGCCAAGGCTGAAGCATTGTGCAAAGAATATGGAGAAACCAAAGGGCCTGGGACTACTGCCAAACCTTCTGGACATCTCTTCTTTAGGAAATTAGGAAGTTTGATTAAGACCACACTCGAAAAGTGCCAGAGAGAGAATGGATTTAT CTATTTTCAGAAGGTGCCAGCAGAGGCTCCCCAGCTAGAACTGAAAGCAAACTATGGCTTAGTGGAGCCTGTTCCTTTTGAGTTTCCTGCCTTGAACTCACACTGGACTCCTGAAACACTTGCAGCATTTGATCTCACCAAGAGGCCAAAGGATGACACT CCTAAACCAAAAACAGATGAAGAAGTAAAACCTCTGAAGGAACCAGATATAAAGCCTCAAAAAGACACTGGATGCCAGATTTCTTAA